Proteins from a genomic interval of Dunckerocampus dactyliophorus isolate RoL2022-P2 chromosome 5, RoL_Ddac_1.1, whole genome shotgun sequence:
- the LOC129181976 gene encoding G/T mismatch-specific thymine DNA glycosylase-like isoform X3, whose amino-acid sequence MSYHYSEGLRDEPVMAELSVHTPLCQEQFYHNYSSDRYQETAYPHSVTEQQQHPPPPAYQQNPPQQHTVHQPPFQHTMQQHQPHYQGTIQQQEPNVYQEPPPAAPPQAVVTPAKKKRGRPPKNQSDGGGVKEEEDDEREQAKKAKRILNRFNGMSVAEVMAKTLPDVITCNLDILIIGINPGLLSAYKGHHYPNPGNHFWKCLFLSGFTEEQLNYMHDESLPEKYGIGFTNMVERTTPGSKDLSSKEIREGGRQLLEKLQRYKPLIAAFNGKGIYEIFCKEIFGVKAKNLEFGLQPYKIPDTETVCYLMPSSSPRCAQFPRAQDKVHFYIKLKELRDQMKGGAATGQDVVETKYSFDLQQAKEDAKRIAIKEEQMDPEYESCSGVHENVR is encoded by the exons ATGTCCTACCACTACAGCGAAGGTCTGAGAGACGAGCCCGTCATGGCCGAGCTCTCTGTCCACACGCCACTTTGCCAGGAGCAGTTTTACCACAACTACTCCTCAGACCGCTACCAAGAAACGGCCTACCCGCATAGCGTGacggagcagcagcagcatcctcctcctcctgcataCCAACAGAATCCTCCGCAACAACACACAGTACATCAACCTCCTTTTCAACACACAATGCAGCAACATCAGCCTCACTATCAAGGCACGATACAACAACAGGAGCCAAACGTTTATCAAGAACCTCCACCCGCTGCTCCCCCTCAAG CTGTGGTGACGCCAGCAAAGAAGAAGCGAGGCCGTCCGCCCAAGAATCAGAGCGACGGAGGAGGGgtgaaggaggaagaggacgacGAGCGGGAGCAGGCGAAGAAGGCCAAAAGGATTCTCAACCGCTTCAACGGCATGTCAGTGGCTGAGGTTATGGCCAAAACGCTGCCTGACGTTATTACCTGCAATCTTGACATTTTGATC ATTGGAATCAACCCGGGACTGTTGTCGGCCTACAAAGGACACCACTACCCGAACCCTGGAAACCATTTCT GGAAATGTCTGTTTCTTTCTGGTTTCACTGAGGAGCAGCTGAACTACATGCACGATGAGAGCCTGCCAGAGAAATACGGGATAGGATTTACCAACATGGTGGAAAGGACCACACCCGGCAGCAAGGACCTCTCCAG TAAGGAGATTCGTGAAGGAGGCCGACAGCTCCTTGAAAAGCTCCAAAGATATAAGCCACTGATAGCCGCTTTTAATGGAAAAG gTATTTATGAAATCTTCTGCAAAGAAATCTTTGGTGTGAAGGCAAAGAACCTGGAGTTTGGTCTGCAGCCCTACAAAATCCCAGACACTGAAACG GTTTGCTACCTGATGCCATCCTCGAGCCCACGCTGTGCCCAGTTTCCACGTGCACAGGATAAGGTGCACTTCTACATCAAGCTGAAGGAGCTGCGCGACCAGATGAAAGGAGGTGCAGCAACCGGCCAAGATGTGGTGGAGACCAAATACTCCTTCGACCTGCAGCAGGCTAAAG AAGATGCAAAGAGGATTGCCATCAAGGAGGAGCAGATGGACCCAGAGTATGAAAGCTGTAGTGGTGTGCATGAGAATGTGCGGTAA
- the LOC129181976 gene encoding G/T mismatch-specific thymine DNA glycosylase-like isoform X1 gives MFFLSKPSVNMEDKEFTPLTVPTDYFQQWYQSSQQHPEVQQVMSYHYSEGLRDEPVMAELSVHTPLCQEQFYHNYSSDRYQETAYPHSVTEQQQHPPPPAYQQNPPQQHTVHQPPFQHTMQQHQPHYQGTIQQQEPNVYQEPPPAAPPQAVVTPAKKKRGRPPKNQSDGGGVKEEEDDEREQAKKAKRILNRFNGMSVAEVMAKTLPDVITCNLDILIIGINPGLLSAYKGHHYPNPGNHFWKCLFLSGFTEEQLNYMHDESLPEKYGIGFTNMVERTTPGSKDLSSKEIREGGRQLLEKLQRYKPLIAAFNGKGIYEIFCKEIFGVKAKNLEFGLQPYKIPDTETVCYLMPSSSPRCAQFPRAQDKVHFYIKLKELRDQMKGGAATGQDVVETKYSFDLQQAKEDAKRIAIKEEQMDPEYESCSGVHENVR, from the exons GTACCAGTCAAGCCAGCAGCACCCTGAGGTGCAGCAAGTGATGTCCTACCACTACAGCGAAGGTCTGAGAGACGAGCCCGTCATGGCCGAGCTCTCTGTCCACACGCCACTTTGCCAGGAGCAGTTTTACCACAACTACTCCTCAGACCGCTACCAAGAAACGGCCTACCCGCATAGCGTGacggagcagcagcagcatcctcctcctcctgcataCCAACAGAATCCTCCGCAACAACACACAGTACATCAACCTCCTTTTCAACACACAATGCAGCAACATCAGCCTCACTATCAAGGCACGATACAACAACAGGAGCCAAACGTTTATCAAGAACCTCCACCCGCTGCTCCCCCTCAAG CTGTGGTGACGCCAGCAAAGAAGAAGCGAGGCCGTCCGCCCAAGAATCAGAGCGACGGAGGAGGGgtgaaggaggaagaggacgacGAGCGGGAGCAGGCGAAGAAGGCCAAAAGGATTCTCAACCGCTTCAACGGCATGTCAGTGGCTGAGGTTATGGCCAAAACGCTGCCTGACGTTATTACCTGCAATCTTGACATTTTGATC ATTGGAATCAACCCGGGACTGTTGTCGGCCTACAAAGGACACCACTACCCGAACCCTGGAAACCATTTCT GGAAATGTCTGTTTCTTTCTGGTTTCACTGAGGAGCAGCTGAACTACATGCACGATGAGAGCCTGCCAGAGAAATACGGGATAGGATTTACCAACATGGTGGAAAGGACCACACCCGGCAGCAAGGACCTCTCCAG TAAGGAGATTCGTGAAGGAGGCCGACAGCTCCTTGAAAAGCTCCAAAGATATAAGCCACTGATAGCCGCTTTTAATGGAAAAG gTATTTATGAAATCTTCTGCAAAGAAATCTTTGGTGTGAAGGCAAAGAACCTGGAGTTTGGTCTGCAGCCCTACAAAATCCCAGACACTGAAACG GTTTGCTACCTGATGCCATCCTCGAGCCCACGCTGTGCCCAGTTTCCACGTGCACAGGATAAGGTGCACTTCTACATCAAGCTGAAGGAGCTGCGCGACCAGATGAAAGGAGGTGCAGCAACCGGCCAAGATGTGGTGGAGACCAAATACTCCTTCGACCTGCAGCAGGCTAAAG AAGATGCAAAGAGGATTGCCATCAAGGAGGAGCAGATGGACCCAGAGTATGAAAGCTGTAGTGGTGTGCATGAGAATGTGCGGTAA
- the LOC129181976 gene encoding G/T mismatch-specific thymine DNA glycosylase-like isoform X2 produces MYDRYQSSQQHPEVQQVMSYHYSEGLRDEPVMAELSVHTPLCQEQFYHNYSSDRYQETAYPHSVTEQQQHPPPPAYQQNPPQQHTVHQPPFQHTMQQHQPHYQGTIQQQEPNVYQEPPPAAPPQAVVTPAKKKRGRPPKNQSDGGGVKEEEDDEREQAKKAKRILNRFNGMSVAEVMAKTLPDVITCNLDILIIGINPGLLSAYKGHHYPNPGNHFWKCLFLSGFTEEQLNYMHDESLPEKYGIGFTNMVERTTPGSKDLSSKEIREGGRQLLEKLQRYKPLIAAFNGKGIYEIFCKEIFGVKAKNLEFGLQPYKIPDTETVCYLMPSSSPRCAQFPRAQDKVHFYIKLKELRDQMKGGAATGQDVVETKYSFDLQQAKEDAKRIAIKEEQMDPEYESCSGVHENVR; encoded by the exons GTACCAGTCAAGCCAGCAGCACCCTGAGGTGCAGCAAGTGATGTCCTACCACTACAGCGAAGGTCTGAGAGACGAGCCCGTCATGGCCGAGCTCTCTGTCCACACGCCACTTTGCCAGGAGCAGTTTTACCACAACTACTCCTCAGACCGCTACCAAGAAACGGCCTACCCGCATAGCGTGacggagcagcagcagcatcctcctcctcctgcataCCAACAGAATCCTCCGCAACAACACACAGTACATCAACCTCCTTTTCAACACACAATGCAGCAACATCAGCCTCACTATCAAGGCACGATACAACAACAGGAGCCAAACGTTTATCAAGAACCTCCACCCGCTGCTCCCCCTCAAG CTGTGGTGACGCCAGCAAAGAAGAAGCGAGGCCGTCCGCCCAAGAATCAGAGCGACGGAGGAGGGgtgaaggaggaagaggacgacGAGCGGGAGCAGGCGAAGAAGGCCAAAAGGATTCTCAACCGCTTCAACGGCATGTCAGTGGCTGAGGTTATGGCCAAAACGCTGCCTGACGTTATTACCTGCAATCTTGACATTTTGATC ATTGGAATCAACCCGGGACTGTTGTCGGCCTACAAAGGACACCACTACCCGAACCCTGGAAACCATTTCT GGAAATGTCTGTTTCTTTCTGGTTTCACTGAGGAGCAGCTGAACTACATGCACGATGAGAGCCTGCCAGAGAAATACGGGATAGGATTTACCAACATGGTGGAAAGGACCACACCCGGCAGCAAGGACCTCTCCAG TAAGGAGATTCGTGAAGGAGGCCGACAGCTCCTTGAAAAGCTCCAAAGATATAAGCCACTGATAGCCGCTTTTAATGGAAAAG gTATTTATGAAATCTTCTGCAAAGAAATCTTTGGTGTGAAGGCAAAGAACCTGGAGTTTGGTCTGCAGCCCTACAAAATCCCAGACACTGAAACG GTTTGCTACCTGATGCCATCCTCGAGCCCACGCTGTGCCCAGTTTCCACGTGCACAGGATAAGGTGCACTTCTACATCAAGCTGAAGGAGCTGCGCGACCAGATGAAAGGAGGTGCAGCAACCGGCCAAGATGTGGTGGAGACCAAATACTCCTTCGACCTGCAGCAGGCTAAAG AAGATGCAAAGAGGATTGCCATCAAGGAGGAGCAGATGGACCCAGAGTATGAAAGCTGTAGTGGTGTGCATGAGAATGTGCGGTAA